The Oncorhynchus nerka isolate Pitt River linkage group LG24, Oner_Uvic_2.0, whole genome shotgun sequence genome has a window encoding:
- the LOC135564248 gene encoding uncharacterized protein LOC135564248 codes for MYVRRCERAMRGGGGGGGGGGGGGGGRGLWQGSEAQRREEHRAQARLQGGLQRLEQATSYHLNTLTTEQRRLHRDLLNIRTGNPWRRSLHPLVSQPVNPDPSHLSMPCRTTLPTIPRATRDPKKHRSVKAVCGGVSGLAALQVRVHDFLCSSADPQRQGAESSVAPLCLPDLKLQPAAELTSTGLGERGEVEGREGRAEREREYVRGRGGRATRKKEEENRRTDRDREKEEYYPLPPPPSDVLTADGRPRTLHLLPDFNQSLSEARKARYIRYRGRPPCERELSITEIFARGNTGSIHRF; via the exons ATGTATGTCAGGAGGTGTGAGAGAGCcatgcgtggtggtggtggtggtggtggtggtggtggtggtggtggtggtggcaggggGCTGTGGCAGGGCAGCGAGGCccaaaggagagaggagcacagagctCAGGCTCGCCTGCAGGGGGGGTTACAGAGACTGGAGCAGGCCACGAGCTACCACCTCAACACACTCACCACAGAACAACGAAGACTACACAGAGACCTGCTCAACATCAGGACCG GTAACCCCTGGAGGAGGAGCCTTCACCCCCTGGTGTCGCAACCTGTCAACCCtgacccctcccatctctccatgccCTGCAGGACTACCCTACCCACAATCCCACGGGCCACCAGAGACCCAAAGAAACACAG GTCAGTGAAAGCTGTGTGTGGGGGAGTGTCTGGTCTGGCTGCACTCCAGGTTCGGGTCCATGACTTCCTCTGCAGCTCTGCAGACCCACAGAGACAGGGGGCAGAGAGCTCAGTGGCGCCACTCTGCCTGCCAGACCTCAAACTGCAGCCTGCAGCAGAATTGACCAGCactgggctgggggagagaggggaagtggaagggagggaggggagagctgagagagagagagaatatgtgaggggaagaggggggagggcaacgagaaagaaggaggaagagaacaggaggacagacagagacagagagaaagaggagtattatcctctccctcctcccccctccgaCGTCCTCACTGCTGATGGTCGGCCCAGAACGCTCCACCTCCTGCCTGATTTCAACCAATCACTGTCCGAGGCTCGTAAAGCTCGCTACATCCGTTACCGAGGTCGACCCCCCTGCGAGAGGGAGCTGTCAATCACTGAGATATTCGCCAGGGGCAACACAGGTTCCATCCACAGATTCTGA